The sequence below is a genomic window from Glycine max cultivar Williams 82 chromosome 20, Glycine_max_v4.0, whole genome shotgun sequence.
TGTTTTCTCTTGATTGCTCAGAGGCCTTTGGTGTTGgactgaatctgagtttgaaggAGTTGATTCATTTTGATCAGCGGCATTGTCATTGGAGCGCATGGTGGACTTTTTACGAGACTTTTTGCTTCCAGGTTCCACCAGGGAATTTAATGGCTCTAACATATCAGCCGTTTCATTCCTAAACTCAGAATTGTCCCTCTTGTTGGTATCTGATTGTTGACTTGAATTTGCTTTGGAAGAATTCTGCTAATCATACGAAAAAGTCATGCACTAGAACATACACGTGAAGATCTTTTGAACAAAAGTGAAGGacaaaaggattaaaataacTTTAGCTTACTGAAAGGAGAAACACAGTAAGGATTAAGAAAGAAGAACCGGATAAAGACTATAGGACAAGAAGAGCTTTATAACCTTTACcggaattttgattttgagacTTCCGTTGGAAGTTTCACCACCCCGGGGATGACCACCATCTTTCTTATCTTCTCCTGCTACTTTGTCAAGTTGACAAGCAGCAGGTGGTGCAGAGCAAGTAAATTTTAATCTAGCTGCAGCTTTGGCTCTTCTCGCGGATCCTATTGTAGAACTAGAAGCTTCTTCCAGAACTTCTACTTCACCACGGTTTTCATCTTCCGCTTTATCAGGTTTTGAAGCTGCTTTGTCTATTTTTGCATTCTTTTTTAACGAAGatagagaattcttctttctgtAGATGTTCAATTTGACTGAAGCATTTTGTTCTTCAAATGGGAAAATTTTATCCCTCAAATCTTGCAGACAAGGATCTGACCTGTTCATTTCCAAAACAATATAGAAGTCAGGCAAAATTCAGGAAAACTCCAGCGATagggggaaaaataaagaaatgaaaatttcaaCCATCACAAAGAAATAAGAACAGGAAAAAAGCAGAACTGATCACATCAATTTTTCCCCGTGGTGCATGCACAGAAGCATATAATAGTATGATAAAGTGATATGAGACCAGTTAACTGCAGCAGAGAGAATTATAGACTAATCTGTCGATCATTTCTGAAAGTAGAGTCATGTTCATTGAGACTACCTTAATTTATCAAGTGGAGAACAACCCAAGTCTCTATTGCATATTGGACAATGCTTTAATTTCTCATCTATTAACTTCTTGTCTATGCATTCCCTGCAAACTGTTGTTAAACTAAAGATTTAGACTTGCAACTTGCATACAGATTCAGAAACATAAAGGTGgatggaaaagaaaaacaatgaacAATATTcattacatgaaaaataaaaaaaaactgaaagcaAGGGAATAATGGAGACTGAGGCCTAGTTTCTAGCACAATCATACACAAGTCTTAGTCACTGAAATTAACATGACTAAGCATAATCACAAGCTCCCAGAAATGCAAGAGTGAATATAGAAGAAAATCAGCAAGTAATTTGAGTATAAGAGTCCAAATACATCTTTCATTCTCTACCTTCATATGTTCACCCCCACTCTTACCAAGCAGACACTCCTTTGCAATCATACCAAGGATCCTTTAAGTTTCTCAAAGAAGTAAAATTGTTTCACTGAATATCAGGATACAATCACGAATTTACTGACAATTGGAGAGACAGATATTTGCATCAGCAAAAAACTGTGCATACCTTGTTCCTTATTGTTTGTAAACATGGAAAAATCAAAACATGTTTCATTTCACCAAAGCCTATTAAATGCAACTAAAATTACTTTGATAAAAACATGCTTCTTTGGAATCATCTTCATGAAAAGATATCAGCATTTCAATTGAAACAAACAGCTTACAACAGTTATCATGCAGATTGCAGACAGCATGAcattttgcataaaaaatacAGAATGTTTGCATAACATGATGAGTAAATACGAAGTGGGAATTTTTGTGCTGCATGGAAGCTAAATCAAGTTATTATTAACAAAGGATTTCAATAAAGTCACTAGATAAGCAGGCCATGAAACAGAGTGATAGGGCATTATGGTTTCCAAACACATAAaaggggaaaaagaaaaattaaagaacgCAAAAATCATGAGCTGCAGCAACAACCAAAACCCAAGAAATTAGTTTTATCAGCAAAAGAAGTATTGAAAAGTAGATCACAAAATTGAACAAAGCATAGGGTAGATGAGAAAACGAAACACTTACAACTATGACAGCATTCTGATATTGTAGTGGCGTTTCTGAAAAACTTATTGCACAAAGGACATGCCACGCATGCTGAGACCTTCTCATAGTTGAGCTTCGCCGCTCCAATTGTCATTGTTATTGTCTTTATATCTGTCTGTATCTGACAAGGACACACTCATGAACAAGCGCACATAGCAAAAAAACACACAAGCACCTCCGTACTCACGTAGCCCGCATGGTGCATGTCACCAAACTAAGAAGCaagggataaaaaaaacatgccaGTTTTGCATCATTCTCAACGAGAATTAACCCCTCGAGAAAAACGAAGAAGACGGATGCCACTACcagagaaaaacaaaagggCTTTAAGATTTGTGCATGATCCTATGAAGGGTCGTCGAGTCTAGATCATGGAACGACGTCGAGGAAAACGAAAAAGTGAGATTCTTTGGAGTATCGAACGTGTGTGTCTTGTTCGATTTGTACAATGGAGGTGCTCTTTTGGGTTTATCTCTTGGAAGATGAAAAAACGTAATCGAGAATGAACCTATCGTGTATCTATCTATATGCTTTCATGTGTGTACGAGAGAGAATGTGTTTGCTCCAAAGAAAGAGAATGCTACTGTGACAGAAGAAACGGCCTGTGTTATTGAGGGGTAGCTTTGAGAGGcacacataaaaaaatgtacaaatagGACTTGGACCAATCCTTCCTCTGCCATAGGAATGATTCTATAGTGCAAGACGACCTCGTACCTACGGTCCTGCCTAATTTCAGTGTGACATAtagctaaattttttaatttataaaaaaaaaggtcaacTATATTATGAATATTGACCGAAATCTGTTCAAGATCATAGACACGTGGATAGTAAATCCTACGTAAtatgttttatgatttttttctgcTTGTTCTAATTTTATTGTAAATGTAATGATTATTCAGATTCTCTCTCATCGTCTATTCGTCCAACCAATATCTtacaaataacattttaattgtTGATTGGTTATTACACCATaatcaagagagaaagagaggagaAAAGGAGAGAATGTCTGTGCTCCAACAAAAGAGAATGTTAATGTgaaaaaaaacttgtgttatggAGGGTGACTATGAGAGGCACACATAAAATAGTACAAATAGAAGAAGatcaaatttaattgattgGACAGAATATATGAATTGATGTACAACGTTGAATACATGTCTTCGATTactatgaagaagaaaaaaagtattattatgtgtataaaataatacaaataagatATGGGGTTAATCCTCTCCCACATAAATGATTGTATAGTGTTAAACCATCTTGTATCTATGGATCTATCTAATTTTATATGACATGTAGTTGttgacttttttaatttataaaaaaaagttaataaaattcaACTGCATTATGAATACTTAGTCCGAAACCATAAACACATGGATGACAATCCTGATATAGTATTCAACATTTTTAGTATATCTCATTTGttaattacttattaatatattttatttctgttCTTATTTAGTATAAATGTGCAAACTCAAATCTTTTCTAGCCACATATTTGTCTAACCAACATCTTACAAAGATCTTAGTTGTTAATTGGTCATTACAcaataatcaagaaaaagagagaatgtgATGCACAATGGAGAATTTGATTGTAGAGAAGTTTGAGGGAAATGCAAAAGAAGGTCAAAGTTTCTAAACTCACTTTTTGGGAATGAAGTTAGCCATACCACATACATGTAACATAGCCATGTTTTCTTATGGTTAACAACTTACAAAGACCTTAATTGTTGATTGGTAATTGcacaataattgaaaaaaacagAGAGTGCGATGCTCAATCAAGAAATCAATTTTAGAGAAATCTTATgagagaaacaaaaaaggatCCAAGTTTCCCAATGtactttttagatttaaaattagtCATACTCGAGGGATATATTACAAATTTGTTTGACCAATATCTTATCTTAGTCGTTGATTGGTCATTGCAAAATAATTGACAAGAGAATATGTTGCACAAAGACAAATTCTATTGCAGAAAGATTTTTTGGGAGAAGTAGAAGAGGATATGAGTTCCTAAATGTACTTTTAAGGTATAAATCTAATCTACTTAAGGGATATATCACAATTCAAAGACTCGTGTCAACATCTTATATAGATATTAGTTATTGCTTGgttatttcataataattaagaaagaaagtgaatgtgatgcACAATCAAGAATTAGATTGTAGAGAGATATCTTGGGAGAAGCAAAAGAGAAGTTCataaatgcattttttaaatataaaattaatcatacaTGTGAGTTTTCATCTAGCCAACATCTTACATAAATCTTAGCGGTTAATCAGTCAttgcacaaaaattaaaaaaaaagaagagaaaatgtgataaatgatcaataatttaattgtaaaaaaaattattgtgagagaaattgaaaaggatctaaattcataaatatactttttaaaataaattagtggtatttaaataaaataccaCATACTTAAAATACAACATACATTAATAAATGTGCATGATGCTCACGTATAATACATGCTTGTGAGACTCAATTTTTAATAGCATTTGGTAAATATGCTAAAATAAGACAAATCataatatatgaattttgttatatatttagtgcattaattttaaaaacataaagtaaaaaaatataacattttaattttacggaaaaggtggaaaaaaagaaaatataatacaatatatcatattatttcattctatttttcttgttcGTCGAAGCATTATCTTCgtcattttctaaaatttatatgaatatCTACAATTCACATGTTAAatgctttatatttatatgattaaaattttataataaataattatatataattaaactttGTAATAAACAAACATTcttcattataaaaatatatactagatttacaataaatgatttatattgtgataaaaggttaattttaattattgacaactttttatttactaataaagataaaaaaaatggtagatTGAAAGAGATAAGTGATTATGAAAAACCAAGTAtacggataaaaataaaagagtagtGGTTTGTGATGGttgacaaacaatttttttttagttatctgTTAAATcaacttaaatttgaaattaaaattaaaaaaaaatatttaaaagaataaaaaaaacaaaaaaactaaacactCAATACATAATATTATGATAAAACATGTGACTCAAAGAGAGTGAAAATAACTCCTAAAGAGgcttccattaaaaaaaatgctctcattctaaatttcaagaATAACTCCTAAAAGGAGTAGATGTTTctttaatatgttattatttttttaaaatccatttaaacatctatttaaaatagttatttacctattttaatataaaaatatatatttttaatagaaatgaatttaaatatttcaatataagttaatcaaatatattattttggatAGATTAGCATGGACCAAGTTCTTAGATATCAAATCAAGAGAATGAGTAAAAAGAAAtacttaaataacttttttggtCTCGGGGCCgcggttgattttgttttggtctcctaaattttttactattttggttcttataatttattttgtttttattttaattagtataaaattatttgtatactttctttttttagtcTTCTCCACTGTAAGTGCACtaactcagaaaaaaaaaagagagaactgTAAATGCACTAACTTGGATAGTTGGATCCTATCtagttttgtatttttgtttagtgaACATCCTGCATAAATCTTAGCTATTGATGGGtcatttataatgttttttggtaaaaaaaatataaaattacagcaaaatgatttattttaaaaaataactaaaacattggataaatatattgaagataaaaataaaaaaaataaaaataaaaaataacattttaaaaaatactaaaaattattaaaaaaacttgtttatcaGTCAAACAGGTATTTGAGttagtaaaattaaaacatataccTTGTAAAACATAAACTTACAACTACTAAGCATTATCTTCagtcactttttaaaaatgtttaaatgtctatttgatatatttgtatgaattaaaatatatttttaattcttataaaatatttgaagatCGGTTCTAGTTATCAAAGTGGTTTAGCACTTTATAAGCTGTTATATAGCGCTTCTggtcttcataaaaaaaaaaaaaaataacttcataagaaaaaaagatagcGCTTTTGTGCATTCAAATttagaaagacaaaaaaatgaacaaaaaatttagaaagaCTAATACCGAActtatgaaaattttcaaaaaaactacaaatattttacccatttgtatttttttaattcatttaaatatctctttaaaatatttatttactcattttaattaataatttcaatttttaataaattttaatttaaatatttcaataagtTAATCAAAATTTCCCCCATGAATTTGCATAAcggtaaaagaaaaaagaaataaataaaatttaaacaagttttttatcCCTATAATTATAGAGAAAATAGTATATACAAGTATGGTATTATcgacttttataataatcatttaaaagtcatacaaatatttatttctaattaattgaaaCCTATAGTCTTTAAACTCATGATAatatatgatttgtttttgttttgttctacttaagtttttttcccctcaagttagtcttttttttttatcttagtcCTAGATGTTACTATTTCAGTCTATAAAATtgataaactttaaaatattgaggtgtgatttttttcaaaacataaaaaggtAAATAGTTAATTTGGTCCTCAAAAGATTGAGATATTGTAATTTTAGTcacttgaaaataaataaataaaataaaaagtgtaattTTCACTCACTTTGgtccaaaattcaaaaaaaaaatatttgacttaaataataacattaatatatactatttaaaaactaaattgacaataaataattaaatttaagaacttattttacaactttttttaacTTACTTATTTTACAACATAGAaacttttttgaatttttatattttttatgtttttttgaaatgatgatttactaaaatataaaattcaacatCATAGTTGGAGCTGATGCACATTATGAGATATGGGGGAcaattgtctttttttatttatttaaacatattgataaaaaaaattgcaccagAATAGATGTTTTTCCCaataaaacaactttttttatatgaatgtagaaaattatcatttatgcTCTTCTAATACTAATCGTATACATAGAGTCAATGACATAAATACACATCTTGACCCAACTTAATTTGTAAAAGCTcatattactaatatattattgtttttacgAAAATactataaatcatttttatccCTCACTAAATAGATTTTTAGAATTCAACATCAGTCGCTCAATCGTCATTGTGTTTCAACGACACCATATTACAACGATGCGTGATAACCGATATAGAAAGGCGTCAATAATCGATGTAAAATACCTATTTTCTAGTCGTGCCTCCcgaatcctttttttttctgataaaaataaatggtGGATTAGTGTCAGATATAAGTTACTGTAAttagaggaaagaaaaaggaaaacggggagagagagagatgtaCCTGATCAGATATATCTTTGATAGAAATAATGTCTAACGATATTCTGCAGTTCTGATTTAGATGGTCGAATATCCCAGTTTGAGCTTTTTAGGCTATGCTCAAATGCAACGTAATATAGTATTAGTAATGCAAAGTGTGAAATAATTTTGCTTGTCTCGGGCCTTGGCAATTTTGACAATTACCTTACCCGTTGTATGCATGTCATGCATTAACCTTTTAGTAGCCGTTACAAGACTCATTGAATTGGccataaataaaaactattaacGAGGATAAAAGTTGAAGCAtaatcaaagattttttttttcttctctaattaTGTAATATGTATTATCAATACTGCGTCAAAAAAGTATCATTGatacatttattaattaattatcttttttctctaaaaaaattaattaattatcttattcTAATAATAGTAACTAATTTTATCTCTTCTATTATCTTATAATCTTTCTTCTCTTATTATCTCTCCcccttatctttttatttatttataaaacccATGAAATTAAGTATAATTTCTTTGAAGTCCTAAAAACATACTATTTTGAATACATATTTTCTTATGggatgaaatttattaaaaataataaaattttatagatctcacctcatatttaattattctctccaaattttatataatttttaataaattttaatcaattaaaaagatCATACTTAAAGGAGTGTGTTAGAAAATATGTTTCTAACCTTCATGTTAACTTTTCTTAATTCATTTACTAAATATATGAAATTACtgtaaattttactttattcatttgatgaataaatattttcagtCAGGGTTCTAGGTACGCCAGTTATGGAACTTTCACATGTGCAGGTATTACAAAATAAGGGATGCTCTATGGTACGAAATTCGTCTATAGTCTAAGAAAGTAAGTATGAAATAGGCGatttttttattgcttaaaaagaataaaataaaggtaTTTGATGGAAATGAGGAAATCATGGAAAACCAGATTTCATGCATTTCGTGGCAAATCGTTTCCGTATAGCAATTTTCTTATAGAAAAACCCATAATTAAAATCATCTCCATCTTAGATAAATAGGTttgagttattaaaaaaatcttacgaTGAAATCTTTTAATTCTCTGTAGAGAAATCCTTTCTGCAAAAATTAGTACCGAAGTGGATGAAATGATAGTTACAGCTTACGAAAATACTATTAATAAGTAGGACTGTGAAAAAAATCGGTTTAGTCCGACCTGGATAGTAATCGAACCGGTTTCCTCGAACTAGTTTTAGTAAAAAATCAAACTGGATTATTTTAAACCAGTTcagaaatttgtttttttttttcacaacccTATTAATAAGCAACCCGGTGTTTAAGataaaagcaaaaattaacattatgagtattataaaataaaataattaaatgcatACTATGTTAATAGTGttataaattgttaaattaatggAAAAATAGTGTATGCTTATAAAGAATTTTGGCATTGTATTATATAAtcataaattgttatatataattaccTAAGTTCATCctactataatttttaattaattaatcatttgtcaatgcattaaaatcaaaatttatccCTTACCCCAATACGCTTGTTTTCTTTGTTGAACCTAGACGTTCGAATCCACAAAACatttgatgaaaaaataaattagcaaGAGCCAGTTGTTCAACTTCATTTCGAACTATTATACCCAGTCTGAACTTGAAAAAACATAATTGGAAATACAAAGAAAATGTAACAACCGCCGGTAATTAAACTGTATTCTAATTGATGAAATGCTTTGGAGTTCGGTGGCACTTATGTTAGAGCGACAGAAAAAGTATGTTAAGATTAGCATATTcaacttaattataaatttaattacatatcAAGGCCTTGAAAGTATTCAAAATCAAGAATTAACGTTGAATCTGTAGACTGTATTTGCAATCTGTTATAATGACTGAATCCAGAGAACAAAATAGCTGAGGAAATGGCAGATCCCAAAGGCTAACAGCCCTCAATAATATGTATCAACTTAAGGACTAGACCCTTTAACAGTTATTGTTACTGAAGCATGTCCAATAACTCAACATGATGTTGAACCATCTCCAATATGAAACTTTTCGACATAATTCATTAGACTGTTATATGTGTAGGAGTCCTATGCACCCCTTTTTCAGTAGATTGATTTTCACGATCCTACTAACCCCTTTTTGCGAGCATAGGCTGTAATCATGAGAAACATCACAGCAGAAAATACTCCCGAGACAATAACTACCTGCAAGAAAACATGgagtatttttattctttattcataATATCAAGTCCAAAATTTTGCAGCAACATATATGTGAGCACACATGTGCATGCATAAACAGTAATAGTTTGCATACCCATTTGAACATGTAACCATGGTTTTCGTTCCAAGTATATGGGATATTCATGCCAAATATAGCCGCCACCAAAGAGTAGAAAGATAGACAAACAGTTCCAGAGCTAAGAAAGAGCTCTAACTGCACAAGAGTTGAAGACCATTAAGCGAactcgtaaaaaaaaaatacattatagaaTACTGATAGATGACATGCAACATGCAAGGTGCAGAAACGTGAAAGCACCTGAATCAGCTGATTACGATGGTTGTCAAGCTGCAATATGGAAAAAACTTCACTTGAATTTCATGTCATTCACCAGATACCAATTGATATATTATCAGTAAATTGCTAGCTACTTActtgaatattaatataatcTTCAGTATCATCAATGTACTCTCGCAGctttaaatgaaaagaaaaagaaaagtaattagGTAAAAGTAAAACTATCTAGTATAGCAAATTCAGAGTTCAAGTAAACCTATCTAAGTAAATAACACAGACTTTTAAAGAAGCCAAGCAAATGTCAGAAGAGTACACTAGTTTTGAATCCCTTTCTAGAAAAGCCTAATCTAATGGGCATCAGTAGATCCTCTTAACACATCCCACCACAAATAAATTCAGGGATTTGATAGCCTGAATTAGACATAGAATCACCATTTTcatcatatttaattacaaagGCAAAAGTGGTACAGCAAAGATTCAAGTATGGTCTATTTGATCCAAAAGGATAAATAGCATAAATCACTCAATCTGAGACGAGAAGGAATCCAACAAAGTAAGAGTATATCATCTCACAAAATTcttataactaatttttaagaaaaaatgcataaaacacTTACAAACAAGATTTTTAATACAAACCACAAAGTTTAACTTTAAAACAGCAGGGGATGGAAGAAGGAAGAGAGCAAAATGCATATCCCCTTTGTTCATCATTAATTTCACAATTGTAAGCATTCAGAGTACCAAATTGGTCAAACTTTAACTTGCATACTAGTCTGAAACTAAAAGTCTCTACCCAAAAGGCTAGGCCTTGAATTCACTGTCTAATAATTAGATTAGTAAACAGATCATAGGTTCTAAattaatgagagaaaaaaaatttctccaTATCTGCAAAGAAACaatcttccaaaatactttatATCTGGCATGTATCTGCCATATCCAAAAATTAAGATTTACAGCTCCCTATTGCACATGTGTCCACATACACAAAGAGATGATACTTACTGTGGTTAATTTGTTCAA
It includes:
- the LOC102669950 gene encoding E3 ubiquitin protein ligase DRIP1 is translated as MTIGAAKLNYEKDPWYDCKGVSAWSDPCLQDLRDKIFPFEEQNASVKLNIYRKKNSLSSLKKNAKIDKAASKPDKAEDENRGEVEVLEEASSSTIGSARRAKAAARLKFTCSAPPAACQLDKVAGEDKKDGGHPRGGETSNGSLKIKIPVKVIKLFLSYSLYPNSSKANSSQQSDTNKRDNSEFRNETADMLEPLNSLVEPGSKKSRKKSTMRSNDNAADQNESTPSNSDSVQHQRPLSNQEKTLRISEDLNFPAQPEIGSNIEGNKEFGPIWFCLVAAEEKKASARLPQLYSSYLRVKDGSVTVSYIKKYLVKKLGLASEDEVEITLQGRALLSSLQLRNLVDMWLHTVPKNKIQTFVGSSAKDFIMALSYGRKT